A genomic window from Anas platyrhynchos isolate ZD024472 breed Pekin duck chromosome 13, IASCAAS_PekinDuck_T2T, whole genome shotgun sequence includes:
- the MST1 gene encoding hepatocyte growth factor-like protein isoform X2, whose product MPVPRVLLAVAVAVALGAGSRSPLNDFQRLRATELLPLPPEAPPPPEPGPAEQCAQRCATSPACRAFHHERQSQLCQLLRWTQHSPGVRLQKNIHCDLYQKKDYLRDCIVADGISYRGTRATTEKGLRCQHWQATTPHDHRFLPSPRNGLEENYCRNPDRDKRGPWCYTVDPNVRHQSCGIKKCQDAICMTCNGEDYRGFVDHTESGTECQRWDLQHPHKHPYHPDKYPEKGLDDNYCRNPDGSEQPWCYTVDPAREREYCRIRVCKKRPRPLNVTTNCFRGKGEGYRGRVNVTVSGIPCQRWDAQAPHRHHFVPEKYPCKDLQENYCRNPDGSEAPWCFTTRPSVRVAFCFHIRRCDDELGAQECYHGHGETYRGHVSKTRKGITCQRWDARTPHVPQISPATHPEAHLEENYCRNPDNDSHGPWCYTMDPRMPFDYCAIKPCSGNAVPSILESAEAVTFEQCGRRDERLQLKGRIVGGQPGNSPWTVSIRNRAGVHFCGGSLVNEQWVISIRQCFSSCDADLSGYEVHLGLLFKDPGPADPDLQAIPIVRILCGPSESHLVLLKLARPAVLNKRVALICLPPERYVVPAGTICEIAGWGETRGTADSRVLNVAQLPVLAHGECQAALRGRLKESELCTAPLRSGVGACEGDYGGPLACLTADCWVLEGVITPSRVCARTDQPALFIRVSLYVDWIHKVMKMV is encoded by the exons ATGCCGGTGCCgcgggtgctgctggctgtggccgTGGCCGTGGCGCTGGGTGCAG GCTCCCGCTCGCCCCTCAACGACTTCCAGCGCCTGCGGGCCACCGAGCTGCTGCCCCTACCCCCCGAGGCACCGCCACCGCCAGAGCCAGGCCCGGCCGAGCAGTGCGCCCAGCGCTGTGCCACCAGCCCGGCCTGCCG GGCCTTCCACCACGAGCggcagagccagctgtgccagctgctgcGCTGGACGCAGCACTCGCCCGGCGTGCGGCTGCAGAAGAACATCCACTGCGACCTGTACCAGAAGAAAG ACTACCTGCGGGACTGCATCGTGGCCGACGGCATCAGCTACCGCGGCACGCGGGCCACCACCGAGAAGGGGCTGCGCTGCCAGCACTGGCAGGCCACCACGCCGCACGACCACAG GTTCCTGCCGTCCCCACGCAACGGGCTGGAGGAGAACTACTGCCGCAACCCCGACCGCGACAAGCGGGGCCCCTGGTGTTACACCGTGGACCCCAACGTGCGGCACCAGAGCTGCGGCATCAAGAAGTGCCAGGATG CCATCTGCATGACCTGCAACGGGGAGGATTACCGGGGCTTCGTGGACCACACCGAGTCAGGGACCGAGTGCCAGCGCTGGGACCTGCAGCACCCGCACAAGCATCCCTACCACCCCGACAA GTACCCCGAGAAGGGTCTGGATGACAACTACTGCCGCAACCCGGATGGCTCCGAGCAGCCCTGGTGCTACACCGTTGACCCCGCGCGGGAGCGCGAGTACTGCCGCATCCGCGTCTGCA AGAAGCGTCCGCGGCCCCTCAACGTCACCACCAACTGCTTCAGGGGGAAGGGCGAAGGCTACCGGGGCCGGGTGAACGTCACCGTGTCGGGCATCCCGTGCCAGCGCTGGGACGCGCAGGCACCGCACCGGCACCACTTTGTGCCCGAGAAGTACCCGTGCAA GGACCTGCAGGAGAATTACTGCCGCAACCCCGACGGCTCGGAGGCGCCGTGGTGCTTCACCACCCGCCCCAGCGTCCGCGTTGCCTTCTGCTTCCACATCCGCCGCTGCGACGACGagctgggtgctcagg aGTGCTACCACGGCCACGGCGAGACGTACCGCGGCCACGTCAGCAAGACGCGCAAGGGCATCACGTGCCAGCGCTGGGACGCGCGGACCCCCCACGTGCCCCA GATCTCTCCCGCCACCCACCCCGAGGCCCACCTGGAGGAGAACTACTGCCGCAACCCCGACAACGACAGCCACGGCCCCTGGTGCTACACCATGGACCCCCGCATGCCCTTTGACTACTGCGCCATCAAGCCCTGCT CCGGCAACGCGGTGCCGTCCATCCTGGAGAGCGCGG AGGCGGTGACGTTCGAGCAGTGCGGCCGGCGGGACGAGAGGCTGCAGCTCAAGGGGCGCATTGTGGGCGGGCAGCCCGGCAACTCGCCATGGACCGTCAGCATCCGCAACCG GGCCGGCGTGCACTTCTGCGGCGGGTCCCTGGTGAACGAGCAGTGGGTGATCAGCATCCGCCAGTGCTTCTCGTCCTG CGACGCGGACCTGTCAGGCTACGAGGTGCACCTGGGGCTGCTGTTCAAGGACCCCGGCCCTGCAGACCCCGACCTGCAGGCCATCCCCATCGTGCGCATCCTCTGCGGTCCCTCTGAGTCCCACCTGGTGCTGCTGAAGCTGGCGAG gCCAGCCGTGCTGAACAAGCGCGTGGCCCTGATCTGCCTGCCACCTGAGCGCTACGTCGTGCCCGCGGGCACCATCTGCGAGATCGCCGGCTGGGGGGAAACCAGAG GCACGGCCGACAGCCGCGTGCTGAACGTGGCCCAGCTGCCCGTGCTGGCCCACGGCGAGTGCCAGGCGGCGCTGCGTGGGCGCCTGAAGGAGAGCGAGCTGTGCACCGCCCCGCTGCGCTCCGGCGTGGGCGCCTGCGAG GGGGATTACGGAGGGCCCCTGGCCTGCCTGACTGCCGactgctgggtgctggagggggtgATCACCCCGTCCCGCGTCTGCGCCCGCACCGACCAGCCCGCCCTCTTCATCCGCGTCTCGCTCTACGTCGACTGGATCCACAAGGTCATGAAGATGGTCTGA
- the MST1 gene encoding hepatocyte growth factor-like protein isoform X1: protein MPVPRVLLAVAVAVALGAGSRSPLNDFQRLRATELLPLPPEAPPPPEPGPAEQCAQRCATSPACRAFHHERQSQLCQLLRWTQHSPGVRLQKNIHCDLYQKKDYLRDCIVADGISYRGTRATTEKGLRCQHWQATTPHDHRFLPSPRNGLEENYCRNPDRDKRGPWCYTVDPNVRHQSCGIKKCQDAICMTCNGEDYRGFVDHTESGTECQRWDLQHPHKHPYHPDKYPEKGLDDNYCRNPDGSEQPWCYTVDPAREREYCRIRVCTEKRPRPLNVTTNCFRGKGEGYRGRVNVTVSGIPCQRWDAQAPHRHHFVPEKYPCKDLQENYCRNPDGSEAPWCFTTRPSVRVAFCFHIRRCDDELGAQECYHGHGETYRGHVSKTRKGITCQRWDARTPHVPQISPATHPEAHLEENYCRNPDNDSHGPWCYTMDPRMPFDYCAIKPCSGNAVPSILESAEAVTFEQCGRRDERLQLKGRIVGGQPGNSPWTVSIRNRAGVHFCGGSLVNEQWVISIRQCFSSCDADLSGYEVHLGLLFKDPGPADPDLQAIPIVRILCGPSESHLVLLKLARPAVLNKRVALICLPPERYVVPAGTICEIAGWGETRGTADSRVLNVAQLPVLAHGECQAALRGRLKESELCTAPLRSGVGACEGDYGGPLACLTADCWVLEGVITPSRVCARTDQPALFIRVSLYVDWIHKVMKMV from the exons ATGCCGGTGCCgcgggtgctgctggctgtggccgTGGCCGTGGCGCTGGGTGCAG GCTCCCGCTCGCCCCTCAACGACTTCCAGCGCCTGCGGGCCACCGAGCTGCTGCCCCTACCCCCCGAGGCACCGCCACCGCCAGAGCCAGGCCCGGCCGAGCAGTGCGCCCAGCGCTGTGCCACCAGCCCGGCCTGCCG GGCCTTCCACCACGAGCggcagagccagctgtgccagctgctgcGCTGGACGCAGCACTCGCCCGGCGTGCGGCTGCAGAAGAACATCCACTGCGACCTGTACCAGAAGAAAG ACTACCTGCGGGACTGCATCGTGGCCGACGGCATCAGCTACCGCGGCACGCGGGCCACCACCGAGAAGGGGCTGCGCTGCCAGCACTGGCAGGCCACCACGCCGCACGACCACAG GTTCCTGCCGTCCCCACGCAACGGGCTGGAGGAGAACTACTGCCGCAACCCCGACCGCGACAAGCGGGGCCCCTGGTGTTACACCGTGGACCCCAACGTGCGGCACCAGAGCTGCGGCATCAAGAAGTGCCAGGATG CCATCTGCATGACCTGCAACGGGGAGGATTACCGGGGCTTCGTGGACCACACCGAGTCAGGGACCGAGTGCCAGCGCTGGGACCTGCAGCACCCGCACAAGCATCCCTACCACCCCGACAA GTACCCCGAGAAGGGTCTGGATGACAACTACTGCCGCAACCCGGATGGCTCCGAGCAGCCCTGGTGCTACACCGTTGACCCCGCGCGGGAGCGCGAGTACTGCCGCATCCGCGTCTGCA CAGAGAAGCGTCCGCGGCCCCTCAACGTCACCACCAACTGCTTCAGGGGGAAGGGCGAAGGCTACCGGGGCCGGGTGAACGTCACCGTGTCGGGCATCCCGTGCCAGCGCTGGGACGCGCAGGCACCGCACCGGCACCACTTTGTGCCCGAGAAGTACCCGTGCAA GGACCTGCAGGAGAATTACTGCCGCAACCCCGACGGCTCGGAGGCGCCGTGGTGCTTCACCACCCGCCCCAGCGTCCGCGTTGCCTTCTGCTTCCACATCCGCCGCTGCGACGACGagctgggtgctcagg aGTGCTACCACGGCCACGGCGAGACGTACCGCGGCCACGTCAGCAAGACGCGCAAGGGCATCACGTGCCAGCGCTGGGACGCGCGGACCCCCCACGTGCCCCA GATCTCTCCCGCCACCCACCCCGAGGCCCACCTGGAGGAGAACTACTGCCGCAACCCCGACAACGACAGCCACGGCCCCTGGTGCTACACCATGGACCCCCGCATGCCCTTTGACTACTGCGCCATCAAGCCCTGCT CCGGCAACGCGGTGCCGTCCATCCTGGAGAGCGCGG AGGCGGTGACGTTCGAGCAGTGCGGCCGGCGGGACGAGAGGCTGCAGCTCAAGGGGCGCATTGTGGGCGGGCAGCCCGGCAACTCGCCATGGACCGTCAGCATCCGCAACCG GGCCGGCGTGCACTTCTGCGGCGGGTCCCTGGTGAACGAGCAGTGGGTGATCAGCATCCGCCAGTGCTTCTCGTCCTG CGACGCGGACCTGTCAGGCTACGAGGTGCACCTGGGGCTGCTGTTCAAGGACCCCGGCCCTGCAGACCCCGACCTGCAGGCCATCCCCATCGTGCGCATCCTCTGCGGTCCCTCTGAGTCCCACCTGGTGCTGCTGAAGCTGGCGAG gCCAGCCGTGCTGAACAAGCGCGTGGCCCTGATCTGCCTGCCACCTGAGCGCTACGTCGTGCCCGCGGGCACCATCTGCGAGATCGCCGGCTGGGGGGAAACCAGAG GCACGGCCGACAGCCGCGTGCTGAACGTGGCCCAGCTGCCCGTGCTGGCCCACGGCGAGTGCCAGGCGGCGCTGCGTGGGCGCCTGAAGGAGAGCGAGCTGTGCACCGCCCCGCTGCGCTCCGGCGTGGGCGCCTGCGAG GGGGATTACGGAGGGCCCCTGGCCTGCCTGACTGCCGactgctgggtgctggagggggtgATCACCCCGTCCCGCGTCTGCGCCCGCACCGACCAGCCCGCCCTCTTCATCCGCGTCTCGCTCTACGTCGACTGGATCCACAAGGTCATGAAGATGGTCTGA